The Oncorhynchus tshawytscha isolate Ot180627B linkage group LG05, Otsh_v2.0, whole genome shotgun sequence genome includes a window with the following:
- the LOC121846523 gene encoding uncharacterized protein LOC121846523, with product MTLCALEVLLSNENTGGQPSLCRTLRDKYINGNLSSTKDLRGGFDCSHWCSRIILETRSRVPEPIQVQPRRTPFRTGHCHNPSNISIPQLNESYLGMSTCVNYSVFPIGCSWKKGTCSSGYPIRVRVGHTIIDAETDKLSPHQFGSATFTDHYWICGDKASLYLPTNWTGCCIFGKLNSSLVVMHKTNSSIPSRLRLIKRDISQYNNVPSDSRRSSKLEKFWRGLIPWYGASENAHELDRLGYHLESLVNLTTAGFSMIRPELQDTQLMAKQNRVALDMLLAREGGVCQIIGDHCCTFIPQEDDNLTIVVEHLKGNTSLTSTGIR from the coding sequence ATGACACTATGTGCACTAGAGGTGCTCTTGTCCAATGAGAACACAGGTGGTCAACCTTCACTATGTAGAACTCTGAGGGATAAATACATTAATGGTAATTTGTCATCAACAAAAGATTTACGGGGGGGATTTGATTGTTCACATTGGTGTAGTAGAATCATCTTAGAAACTAGATCCCGTGTACCAGAACCTATTCAAGTCCAACCCCGGCGAACCCCATTTAGGACCGGTCATTGTCACAATCCAAGCAATATTTCCATACCACAATTGAATGAATCCTATCTGGGAATGTCAACATGTGTCAATTATAGTGTTTTCCCAATAGGATGTAGCTGGAAGAAGGGAACATGCAGCTCTGGATACCCCATTAGAGTGAGGGTGGGACACACCATTATTGATGCTGAAACTGACAAGCTTTCTCCTCATCAATTTGGCTCAGCAACATTTACTGATCATTATTGGATTTGTGGTGATAAAGCTTCTCTCTACCTACCCACAAATTGGACAGGGTGCTGTATTTTTGGTAAACTAAACAGCTCCCTTGTGGTAATGCATAAAACTAATTCCTCTATTCCAAGCAGGTTAAGACTAATTAAGAGGGACATCTCGCAATACAATAATGTCCCTAGTGACTCTCGACGATCCTCGAAATTGGAAAAGTTCTGGCGTGGTTTAATCCCCTGGTATGGGGCATCGGAGAATGCACATGAGTTGGATAGGCTAGGATATCATTTGGAATCCCTGGTAAATTTGACCACTGCAGGGTTTTCTATGATAAGACCAGAATTACAAGACACTCAACTCATGGCAAAACAAAATAGAGTGGCACTTGACATGTTGCTAGCACGTGAAGGAGGGGTGTGTCAAATTATAGGAGATCACTGTTGTACATTTATACCCCAGGAAGATGACAATTTGACTATTGTAGTGGAACATTTGAAAGGGAACACCAGCCTGACATCAACTGGAATCCGTTAG
- the prrg1 gene encoding transmembrane gamma-carboxyglutamic acid protein 1 isoform X4, translated as MGSVFLPSDLANSVLSRQRRDNSYLLEEIRQGNIQRECREEICTYEEAREAFENDEKTQRFWEEYVRESSPGGGLQSAVGGVHSLYLILPLLLVLLLIAAVAITVWRCHSRKRSERSPALGVSHRDPTLSVVSMDQWGRDFHDHSELSVHSSPAYPGSEVTSARGSRGEPPPSYEEAVGHTDVHIETEPPPQYEDIIGHGK; from the exons ATGGGGAGTG tgttCCTGCCGTCGGACCTGGCCAACTCCGTGTTGAGCCGGCAGCGCAGGGACAACAGCTACCTGCTAGAGGAGATCCGGCAGGGCAACATCCAGAGAGAGTGCAGGGAGGAGATCTGCACATACGAGGAGGCCAGGGAGGCCTTTGAGAATGACGAGAAAACT CAACGGTTCTGGGAGGAGTATGTGCGGGAGAGCAGCCCAGGTGGTGGGCTGCAGTCGGCTGTTGGAGGAGTCCACTCCCTCTACCTGATCCTCCCCTTGCTCCTGGTGCTCCTCCTCATCGCAGCAGTGGCCATCACTGTGTGGCGCTGCCACTCCCGTAAGCGTTCGGAGCGCAGCCCCGCCCTGGGGGTCTCCCACCGGGACCCCACACTATCGGTGGTCTCCATGGACCAGTGGGGACGGGACTTCCACGACCACTCCGAGCTCAGCGTCCATAGCAGCCCCGCCTACCCGGGCTCAGAGGTCACGTCTGCGAGGGGAAGCAGGGGAGAGCCACCGCCGTCTTACGAGGAGGCAGTTGGCCACACGGATGTGCACATAGAGACAGAGCCGCCGCCTCAGTATGAGGACATCATTGGCCATGGGAAGTGA
- the prrg1 gene encoding transmembrane gamma-carboxyglutamic acid protein 1 isoform X3: MGSVFLPSDLANSVLSRQRRDNSYLLEEIRQGNIQRECREEICTYEEAREAFENDEKTLSDWLQQRFWEEYVRESSPGGGLQSAVGGVHSLYLILPLLLVLLLIAAVAITVWRCHSRKRSERSPALGVSHRDPTLSVVSMDQWGRDFHDHSELSVHSSPAYPGSEVTSARGSRGEPPPSYEEAVGHTDVHIETEPPPQYEDIIGHGK; this comes from the exons ATGGGGAGTG tgttCCTGCCGTCGGACCTGGCCAACTCCGTGTTGAGCCGGCAGCGCAGGGACAACAGCTACCTGCTAGAGGAGATCCGGCAGGGCAACATCCAGAGAGAGTGCAGGGAGGAGATCTGCACATACGAGGAGGCCAGGGAGGCCTTTGAGAATGACGAGAAAACT CTCTCTGATTGGCTGCAGCAACGGTTCTGGGAGGAGTATGTGCGGGAGAGCAGCCCAGGTGGTGGGCTGCAGTCGGCTGTTGGAGGAGTCCACTCCCTCTACCTGATCCTCCCCTTGCTCCTGGTGCTCCTCCTCATCGCAGCAGTGGCCATCACTGTGTGGCGCTGCCACTCCCGTAAGCGTTCGGAGCGCAGCCCCGCCCTGGGGGTCTCCCACCGGGACCCCACACTATCGGTGGTCTCCATGGACCAGTGGGGACGGGACTTCCACGACCACTCCGAGCTCAGCGTCCATAGCAGCCCCGCCTACCCGGGCTCAGAGGTCACGTCTGCGAGGGGAAGCAGGGGAGAGCCACCGCCGTCTTACGAGGAGGCAGTTGGCCACACGGATGTGCACATAGAGACAGAGCCGCCGCCTCAGTATGAGGACATCATTGGCCATGGGAAGTGA
- the prrg1 gene encoding transmembrane gamma-carboxyglutamic acid protein 1 isoform X2, with protein sequence MTLSPTPNRPAGIMGSVFLPSDLANSVLSRQRRDNSYLLEEIRQGNIQRECREEICTYEEAREAFENDEKTQRFWEEYVRESSPGGGLQSAVGGVHSLYLILPLLLVLLLIAAVAITVWRCHSRKRSERSPALGVSHRDPTLSVVSMDQWGRDFHDHSELSVHSSPAYPGSEVTSARGSRGEPPPSYEEAVGHTDVHIETEPPPQYEDIIGHGK encoded by the exons ATG ACACTGTCACCCACCCCAAACAGACCAGCAGGAATCATGGGGAGTG tgttCCTGCCGTCGGACCTGGCCAACTCCGTGTTGAGCCGGCAGCGCAGGGACAACAGCTACCTGCTAGAGGAGATCCGGCAGGGCAACATCCAGAGAGAGTGCAGGGAGGAGATCTGCACATACGAGGAGGCCAGGGAGGCCTTTGAGAATGACGAGAAAACT CAACGGTTCTGGGAGGAGTATGTGCGGGAGAGCAGCCCAGGTGGTGGGCTGCAGTCGGCTGTTGGAGGAGTCCACTCCCTCTACCTGATCCTCCCCTTGCTCCTGGTGCTCCTCCTCATCGCAGCAGTGGCCATCACTGTGTGGCGCTGCCACTCCCGTAAGCGTTCGGAGCGCAGCCCCGCCCTGGGGGTCTCCCACCGGGACCCCACACTATCGGTGGTCTCCATGGACCAGTGGGGACGGGACTTCCACGACCACTCCGAGCTCAGCGTCCATAGCAGCCCCGCCTACCCGGGCTCAGAGGTCACGTCTGCGAGGGGAAGCAGGGGAGAGCCACCGCCGTCTTACGAGGAGGCAGTTGGCCACACGGATGTGCACATAGAGACAGAGCCGCCGCCTCAGTATGAGGACATCATTGGCCATGGGAAGTGA
- the prrg1 gene encoding transmembrane gamma-carboxyglutamic acid protein 1 isoform X1, with protein MTLSPTPNRPAGIMGSVFLPSDLANSVLSRQRRDNSYLLEEIRQGNIQRECREEICTYEEAREAFENDEKTLSDWLQQRFWEEYVRESSPGGGLQSAVGGVHSLYLILPLLLVLLLIAAVAITVWRCHSRKRSERSPALGVSHRDPTLSVVSMDQWGRDFHDHSELSVHSSPAYPGSEVTSARGSRGEPPPSYEEAVGHTDVHIETEPPPQYEDIIGHGK; from the exons ATG ACACTGTCACCCACCCCAAACAGACCAGCAGGAATCATGGGGAGTG tgttCCTGCCGTCGGACCTGGCCAACTCCGTGTTGAGCCGGCAGCGCAGGGACAACAGCTACCTGCTAGAGGAGATCCGGCAGGGCAACATCCAGAGAGAGTGCAGGGAGGAGATCTGCACATACGAGGAGGCCAGGGAGGCCTTTGAGAATGACGAGAAAACT CTCTCTGATTGGCTGCAGCAACGGTTCTGGGAGGAGTATGTGCGGGAGAGCAGCCCAGGTGGTGGGCTGCAGTCGGCTGTTGGAGGAGTCCACTCCCTCTACCTGATCCTCCCCTTGCTCCTGGTGCTCCTCCTCATCGCAGCAGTGGCCATCACTGTGTGGCGCTGCCACTCCCGTAAGCGTTCGGAGCGCAGCCCCGCCCTGGGGGTCTCCCACCGGGACCCCACACTATCGGTGGTCTCCATGGACCAGTGGGGACGGGACTTCCACGACCACTCCGAGCTCAGCGTCCATAGCAGCCCCGCCTACCCGGGCTCAGAGGTCACGTCTGCGAGGGGAAGCAGGGGAGAGCCACCGCCGTCTTACGAGGAGGCAGTTGGCCACACGGATGTGCACATAGAGACAGAGCCGCCGCCTCAGTATGAGGACATCATTGGCCATGGGAAGTGA
- the LOC112250637 gene encoding transmembrane protein 47-like — translation MASSGSGMEEVRVSALTPLKLVGLVCVFLALCLDVGAVLSPAWVTADNQYYLSLWESCWKPVTSDTWQCNTTLETDWQIATLVLLLGGAALILFSFLVALVSVWFGSRSHCYRPIAVMLFAAVVLQVCSLILYPVKFIETVSLRIYHEFNWGYGLACGATIFSFGGAILYCLNPKNYDDYY, via the exons ATGGCTTCATCCGGGAGTGGAATGGAGGAAGTGCGCGTATCGGCGTTGACGCCCCTGAAGTTGGTGGGCTTGGTGTGCGTCTTCCTCGCGCTCTGTCTGGATGTCGGGGCTGTGTTGAGCCCCGCGTGGGTAACGGCGGATAACCAGTACTACCTGTCTCTGTGGGAGTCCTGCTGGAAGCCGGTCACCTCGGACACATGGCAGTGCAACACCACACTCGAGACTG actggCAGATTGCCACGCTGGTTCTGTTGCTGGGTGGTGCAGCCCTCATCCTGTTCTCCTTCCTGGTGGCCCTGGTGTCAGTGTGGTTCGGCTCCAGGAGCCACTGCTACAGGCCCATCGCTGTCATGCTGTTCGCTGCAG TGGTGCTCCAGGTCTGCAGTTTGATCCTCTACCCTGTTAAGTTCATTGAGACGGTCAGCCTGAGGATATACCACGAGTTCAACTGGGGCTATGGCCTCGCCTGTGGGGCCACCATCTTCTCTTTTGGAGGAGCCATTCTCTACTGCCTCAACCCCAAGAACTATGACGACTACTACTAA